A part of Dehalogenimonas sp. W genomic DNA contains:
- the tpiA gene encoding triose-phosphate isomerase: protein MEKRKIVIAANWKMNTNLDEAVELASEMLFELSEIDSVETILCPPFISLQKLKELFTDTRIKLGAQNVFYEEKGAFTGEISALMLHDLCQYVIIGHSERRQYFCETDEIVQKKLASAVNLGIKPIFCVGENLEQYQSEQTEEVIITQLTRGLSGLKLPDILIAYEPIWAIGTGQAASAVEANEVASLIRRTFGELFGLDAAGVLPVLYGGSVNADNIAEYVSKTDIDGALVGGASLKSSQFVSIIKRVAL from the coding sequence ATGGAAAAGCGGAAAATTGTTATCGCGGCTAACTGGAAAATGAACACTAATCTTGACGAGGCAGTGGAGCTGGCCAGTGAAATGCTGTTTGAGCTGTCCGAAATAGATAGTGTTGAAACCATTCTTTGCCCACCGTTTATATCATTACAAAAGCTCAAAGAACTATTCACTGATACCCGGATAAAATTGGGAGCTCAAAATGTATTCTATGAAGAAAAAGGGGCGTTTACTGGCGAAATATCGGCTTTGATGCTTCATGACCTTTGTCAGTATGTCATTATAGGGCACTCTGAAAGAAGACAATATTTCTGTGAAACTGACGAGATCGTCCAAAAAAAATTGGCCTCAGCTGTCAACTTGGGTATAAAGCCAATATTTTGTGTTGGAGAAAATTTGGAACAATACCAATCCGAGCAAACCGAAGAGGTTATCATTACTCAATTAACAAGAGGGCTAAGCGGACTGAAATTGCCGGATATATTGATCGCTTACGAGCCCATATGGGCTATCGGTACCGGCCAGGCAGCCAGTGCTGTTGAAGCGAACGAGGTAGCGTCTTTAATTCGGCGAACTTTCGGGGAATTATTTGGCCTTGATGCGGCCGGAGTGCTACCGGTTTTATATGGTGGCAGTGTAAACGCTGATAATATAGCTGAATATGTTTCAAAGACTGATATAGATGGGGCATTGGTAGGCGGAGCCAGCCTTAAATCAAGTCAATTTGTCAGTATTATTAAACGAGTGGCTCTATAG
- the hflX gene encoding GTPase HflX: MKKASHSTSHQSERGVLVALDLATTRTTSGWDSQDSLDELENLVKTAGGTVVGRLTQRLPKPLKTTYLGKGKLEELVELKQSLNYETVIFDDELSPLQQRVLEATLQVKVIDRVAVILDIFAKHAETREGRLQVELAQHEYLLPRLAGQWSHLERLGAGIGTRGPGESQLETDRRLIQRKIVTLKHKLDDVSNQRELYRSNRRRQGIPVVALVGYTNSGKSSLLKALTKADVIVQDKIFATLDPTTRRISLPGNRQVLLTDTVGFINKLPPAVVNAFNATLEELQEASIIVHVIDIAAHNAPEHCQTVESVLSDLKISQKPRITVYNKIDLLPGVAGDWDEAKALNELSAIVSNRPDNTVLTSTVKRWGLSDLMETIAALISSDE, from the coding sequence ATAAAAAAAGCTTCTCATTCAACATCGCACCAGTCTGAGCGAGGGGTTCTCGTTGCTCTGGATCTGGCAACAACCCGGACTACGAGCGGTTGGGATAGCCAGGATTCACTTGATGAATTGGAAAACCTCGTCAAAACTGCCGGTGGAACGGTGGTAGGAAGACTTACCCAACGGTTACCTAAGCCCTTAAAAACAACATATTTGGGCAAGGGAAAACTGGAAGAACTTGTAGAATTAAAACAAAGCCTTAATTACGAAACCGTTATTTTTGACGATGAATTGTCTCCGTTGCAACAACGAGTTTTAGAAGCCACCCTTCAGGTCAAGGTTATAGACCGGGTCGCCGTAATCCTTGATATATTCGCAAAGCACGCTGAAACCAGGGAAGGCCGTTTGCAAGTTGAACTTGCCCAGCATGAATACCTTTTACCCAGACTAGCCGGTCAATGGAGTCATCTGGAAAGGCTGGGGGCTGGGATTGGTACCAGAGGTCCCGGTGAATCCCAATTGGAAACAGACCGGCGCCTTATCCAACGAAAAATTGTCACGCTAAAACACAAACTTGATGATGTGAGTAACCAAAGGGAGCTATACCGTTCAAATCGCCGTCGCCAGGGCATACCTGTCGTTGCGCTGGTCGGCTATACCAATAGCGGCAAAAGCAGCCTGCTTAAAGCATTAACCAAAGCAGACGTCATTGTTCAGGATAAGATATTCGCCACTTTAGATCCGACAACTCGACGAATTTCATTGCCGGGAAATCGCCAGGTTCTTTTAACTGATACTGTGGGCTTCATCAACAAACTGCCTCCGGCAGTAGTTAATGCCTTTAATGCCACTTTAGAGGAACTTCAGGAGGCCTCCATTATTGTTCATGTTATAGACATAGCCGCGCACAACGCCCCAGAACATTGCCAAACAGTTGAATCGGTGCTATCCGACCTTAAAATATCCCAAAAACCGCGTATTACCGTTTACAATAAAATTGACCTGTTACCTGGCGTAGCCGGGGATTGGGACGAGGCAAAAGCTTTGAATGAACTTTCTGCTATTGTATCCAATCGTCCAGATAATACTGTATTAACTTCCACCGTAAAGCGTTGGGGTTTGTCAGACCTGATGGAAACAATAGCCGCTCTCATTTCATCTGATGAATAA
- the dxs gene encoding 1-deoxy-D-xylulose-5-phosphate synthase: MSKILDKINSPIDVKSLCGADLDRLAAELREEIITRVTANGGHLASSLGVIELTIALHRVFTTPTDKIIWDVGHQSYAHKLLTGRREQFATLRQYNGMSGFTCRDESSHDPFTAGHASTSISAAIGMAVARDSQKQNHNIIAVIGDGAITGGMAMEALNHAGHLGKRLIVILNDNGMSISPTVGAVAKIFSRVRFDRRYYKVSEKSRHILKRTKQGSRLWDFGQRIKGSLKRMVMPTTLWEEFGFAYTGPIDGHDIEEIVAALEQTKNYSHKPSLIHIMTTKGKGYAPAESDAVHFHGISPKGSPKKNGHGQHLPSYSEVFAATVEKLAGDNPKVMVVTAAMPDGYCLGQMQKNMPQRVYDVGICEQHAVTFAAGMAAEGLIPIVAIYSTFLQRAFDQIIHDVALPKLPVIFALDRGGIVGEDGKTHQGIFDLSYTSLIPDLIVAAPADENELQHMLYTATQCGQPMVIRYPRGTGTGLNLDRELKMIPIGKAQLIREGSDVLFVATGASVNAAIEAAGMLEEQGHYAAIINMRFINPLDTDLLREMTRSIKKVITIEENVLSGGLGSRVALFLEITGIKDVDLRCLAIPDEFVKHGTQSQLRADYHLDARGIYQEAVSFINQSYQTDQENNLISNHIGS, from the coding sequence TTGTCTAAAATACTGGACAAAATTAATTCACCAATAGATGTTAAATCTCTCTGTGGGGCGGATTTGGACCGTCTGGCTGCGGAACTTCGGGAAGAAATTATTACCCGGGTTACGGCCAACGGAGGTCATCTAGCCTCCAGTCTTGGCGTTATTGAATTGACGATAGCTTTACACCGGGTATTCACTACCCCAACAGATAAAATAATCTGGGATGTGGGACATCAATCTTATGCCCATAAACTTTTAACCGGACGCAGGGAGCAATTTGCAACGTTACGACAATATAACGGCATGTCCGGCTTTACCTGTCGGGATGAAAGCTCTCATGACCCTTTTACTGCCGGCCATGCCAGCACTTCCATTTCTGCCGCTATCGGTATGGCGGTTGCTCGTGATTCACAAAAACAAAACCACAACATCATTGCCGTTATCGGTGACGGAGCAATAACCGGTGGAATGGCAATGGAGGCCTTGAATCATGCCGGCCATTTGGGGAAACGGCTGATTGTAATTTTAAATGATAATGGGATGTCAATTTCTCCAACAGTCGGCGCAGTTGCCAAGATATTCAGTCGCGTCCGTTTTGATCGACGGTATTACAAGGTCAGTGAGAAAAGCCGCCACATTCTAAAAAGAACGAAGCAGGGATCTAGACTGTGGGATTTTGGACAAAGAATCAAGGGTAGTTTAAAGCGGATGGTGATGCCGACGACGTTATGGGAAGAATTCGGCTTTGCTTATACGGGACCAATTGATGGGCACGATATTGAAGAAATTGTGGCGGCGCTGGAACAAACAAAAAATTATTCTCATAAACCTTCATTAATTCATATTATGACCACTAAGGGTAAAGGTTACGCCCCTGCGGAGAGCGACGCGGTGCATTTTCATGGCATTTCTCCCAAAGGCAGCCCGAAAAAGAATGGACACGGGCAACACTTACCTTCCTACAGTGAGGTTTTTGCCGCGACTGTTGAAAAATTGGCGGGAGATAATCCCAAAGTTATGGTTGTCACTGCGGCTATGCCTGACGGCTATTGCCTGGGCCAGATGCAAAAGAATATGCCCCAAAGAGTCTATGATGTTGGTATTTGTGAGCAACACGCCGTTACCTTCGCCGCCGGTATGGCTGCGGAAGGACTGATTCCGATAGTAGCGATATATTCTACTTTCCTTCAAAGGGCCTTTGATCAGATTATACACGACGTCGCCCTTCCCAAATTGCCGGTGATATTTGCTTTGGACAGGGGAGGGATCGTCGGCGAGGATGGTAAAACCCATCAGGGTATATTTGATCTGTCTTATACATCATTGATTCCCGACCTTATCGTGGCGGCACCGGCTGATGAAAACGAGTTACAGCATATGTTATACACTGCCACCCAGTGCGGGCAACCGATGGTTATCAGATATCCCAGAGGTACCGGTACCGGATTGAATTTGGATCGCGAACTTAAGATGATCCCTATCGGTAAGGCCCAGTTAATCCGGGAAGGCTCGGATGTGCTTTTTGTGGCTACCGGTGCCAGTGTCAACGCTGCGATCGAGGCTGCTGGGATGCTTGAGGAACAAGGTCATTACGCGGCAATAATCAACATGCGTTTTATAAATCCGCTGGACACCGATTTATTGCGAGAGATGACGAGATCAATCAAGAAGGTGATCACCATTGAGGAAAATGTCCTGAGCGGTGGCCTCGGAAGCCGGGTTGCCTTGTTTTTAGAAATCACCGGTATCAAGGACGTGGACTTAAGATGTCTGGCCATACCGGATGAATTTGTGAAACATGGCACGCAATCTCAATTAAGGGCGGACTACCACCTGGACGCCAGGGGAATTTACCAAGAAGCTGTTTCCTTTATCAACCAATCCTATCAAACCGACCAGGAAAACAATCTTATTTCTAACCATATAGGTTCATAA
- a CDS encoding 2,3-bisphosphoglycerate-independent phosphoglycerate mutase, producing the protein MKDQLSLLQTLSVETDSKIVMLVLDGIGGIPHPDTGLTELETAATPNLDALAAISICGMSDPVMPGITPGSAPGHLGLFGYDPLEYYIGRGVLEALGIDFELRDGDVAARGNFCTLDENGIIVDRRAGRISTGKSTALAEQLCGIDVEGVEVIVKAVKDHRIIVVFRGEGLTDKITDSDPQRVGFRPQTVERLAVDGSKMAEAANQFIEKALHVLKNHHPANGLVLRGFSQKPDLPGFSEIYKLKACAIASYPMYRGLAKVVGMDIIRTGQTVQDEIQSLVENYRKYNYFFVHYKPTDATGEDGKFERKVAMIEELDRVIPQIQALGPDVLVVTGDHSTPAVMKGHSWHSVPVMICGAFCRPDNVNSFNERACLYGGLGHLTASQIMPVAMANAMKLEKYGA; encoded by the coding sequence ATGAAAGATCAACTATCGTTGTTGCAGACATTGTCCGTTGAAACCGATAGTAAAATAGTGATGTTGGTTTTGGACGGCATTGGGGGAATACCCCATCCGGATACCGGCTTAACCGAATTAGAAACCGCGGCCACGCCCAATTTAGATGCTCTGGCTGCTATAAGTATTTGTGGGATGTCTGATCCGGTGATGCCTGGGATTACCCCTGGAAGTGCCCCTGGGCATCTAGGGTTATTTGGATATGACCCGCTGGAATATTATATCGGTCGCGGTGTGCTGGAAGCTTTGGGCATTGACTTTGAATTGCGGGACGGTGACGTAGCTGCAAGGGGTAATTTTTGTACTTTGGATGAAAATGGAATTATCGTTGACCGCCGGGCCGGGCGAATTTCAACAGGGAAAAGCACAGCATTGGCTGAGCAACTATGCGGTATTGATGTTGAAGGCGTTGAAGTTATTGTAAAAGCCGTTAAAGACCATAGAATAATAGTCGTCTTTCGGGGAGAGGGCTTGACGGACAAAATTACTGATTCGGATCCACAGCGGGTTGGATTTAGACCACAAACCGTTGAAAGACTGGCTGTTGATGGCTCAAAAATGGCTGAAGCTGCTAATCAGTTCATAGAAAAGGCCCTCCATGTTTTGAAAAACCATCACCCAGCCAATGGTTTAGTGTTAAGGGGGTTTTCTCAAAAGCCCGATTTACCTGGATTTTCGGAAATCTATAAATTGAAAGCCTGTGCCATTGCCAGTTATCCGATGTATCGGGGATTAGCTAAAGTGGTGGGCATGGATATTATCAGAACCGGGCAAACGGTTCAAGACGAGATCCAATCGCTGGTTGAAAATTACCGGAAATACAATTATTTTTTCGTACACTACAAGCCGACCGATGCTACCGGAGAGGACGGAAAGTTTGAACGTAAAGTCGCTATGATTGAAGAATTGGACCGCGTAATACCTCAGATTCAAGCTCTGGGACCGGATGTGTTGGTGGTAACAGGTGACCACTCTACTCCGGCTGTCATGAAAGGGCACAGCTGGCATTCCGTGCCGGTAATGATTTGCGGGGCTTTTTGTCGCCCTGATAACGTAAATTCGTTTAATGAAAGAGCTTGTTTGTACGGTGGCCTGGGGCATTTGACTGCCAGTCAGATTATGCCTGTTGCCATGGCGAATGCGATGAAATTGGAAAAATACGGGGCTTAG
- a CDS encoding phosphoglycerate kinase: MDTLTIRDVNVNNKRVIVRVDFNVPVNGDGQITDDGRIRASVPTIEYLVERGAKVILMSHLGRPEGHYDPSMSLSITAERLAVIMRHPVRFVGASVGPEVEQAVDAMVGGDITVLENLRFHPEEEANDPQFVAQLASVGDIFVDDAFGTAHRNHASIVGIAEYLPAYAGLLLEKEIISLGHILEKPDRPFCVLFGGAKISDKVKLLENVLDKVDTILVGGGMAATFLKANNYEVGKSIVDENLEAAAKIMAKAKSHNIRLLLPRDVIVTGDLTPDARGVCVPIENIPPLGKIVDIGLLTISVFTKELERCRTVFWNGPMGIYEMPQFSEGTKAMAEVIGRLHATTIIGGGSTAEIVAELKMAEKMSFVSTGGGSSMLFLSGEALPGVEVLQKKKTICDPGRKV, translated from the coding sequence ATGGATACATTGACGATTCGGGATGTTAATGTAAACAATAAGCGCGTGATAGTACGCGTTGATTTTAATGTTCCTGTTAATGGGGACGGACAGATTACTGATGATGGCAGGATCAGGGCATCCGTGCCAACCATAGAATACCTTGTTGAACGAGGAGCCAAGGTTATCCTGATGTCTCATTTGGGACGACCTGAAGGGCATTATGATCCGTCAATGAGTCTTAGTATCACCGCTGAGAGACTAGCTGTGATAATGCGCCACCCAGTACGGTTCGTTGGAGCGAGTGTCGGTCCGGAGGTGGAGCAGGCGGTTGACGCTATGGTTGGAGGGGATATAACTGTCCTTGAGAACTTACGGTTCCATCCTGAGGAGGAGGCCAACGATCCCCAATTTGTCGCTCAATTAGCCAGTGTGGGAGACATATTTGTTGATGACGCTTTCGGAACAGCCCATCGCAATCACGCTTCTATCGTCGGAATTGCCGAATATTTGCCGGCTTATGCGGGACTATTACTTGAGAAAGAGATAATTTCTTTGGGGCATATTCTGGAAAAGCCGGATCGGCCTTTTTGCGTGTTATTCGGTGGGGCTAAAATAAGCGATAAGGTCAAGTTATTAGAGAACGTATTGGATAAAGTAGATACAATTCTTGTTGGCGGCGGAATGGCGGCAACCTTTTTAAAAGCCAATAATTACGAGGTTGGAAAATCTATTGTTGATGAAAATTTGGAAGCGGCCGCCAAAATCATGGCTAAAGCAAAAAGTCATAACATTAGATTGTTACTGCCCCGGGATGTAATTGTCACCGGCGATCTGACACCGGATGCCAGGGGTGTGTGTGTTCCTATTGAAAATATTCCGCCATTGGGAAAGATCGTAGATATTGGCCTATTGACTATCAGTGTCTTCACCAAGGAGCTAGAACGTTGTCGCACGGTATTTTGGAACGGCCCCATGGGAATTTACGAAATGCCTCAGTTTTCCGAAGGTACTAAAGCTATGGCGGAAGTCATAGGGCGTTTGCATGCGACCACCATTATTGGCGGCGGATCTACCGCCGAGATTGTAGCTGAATTGAAAATGGCTGAAAAGATGAGCTTCGTATCTACCGGTGGTGGATCATCCATGCTGTTTTTATCCGGCGAAGCGCTTCCCGGTGTGGAAGTATTACAGAAAAAAAAGACGATTTGTGATCCCGGTAGGAAAGTATGA
- the dapF gene encoding diaminopimelate epimerase, with protein MDFTKVQSVGNDFVLIEASKNKRDWSSLAKNICSRHFGVGADGLLVLFPSNDADFRMRIFNSDGTEAEACGNGLRCLVNYVHQKRIHSGDHMTVETMAGIRNAEIKVEGEGTKIRIGMGLPVFETSNIPVVVEKGQAKQICNMTTEYPLNVRDIQLSLSFVSMGNPHAVHFNNYPVTEFPLDVYGPLVENAAIFPVHTNFEVVRVIQPDKIEMRVWERGVGETLACGSGACAVAVASWILGYTGSKVDIKLPGGLLQAEWDGYNEVFLTGKAEIVFFGVWQQ; from the coding sequence GTGGATTTTACTAAAGTTCAGAGCGTGGGCAATGACTTTGTCTTGATTGAGGCTTCCAAAAACAAACGAGATTGGTCTAGTCTGGCAAAAAATATTTGCTCAAGGCATTTTGGAGTTGGGGCGGACGGTTTGTTGGTATTATTTCCATCAAATGACGCCGATTTTAGGATGCGGATATTTAACAGTGACGGTACTGAGGCAGAGGCCTGTGGTAACGGGTTAAGATGCCTGGTAAATTATGTGCATCAAAAAAGAATTCACAGTGGTGACCACATGACGGTTGAGACAATGGCGGGAATAAGAAACGCCGAAATTAAAGTAGAAGGTGAAGGCACCAAAATCAGAATAGGCATGGGGTTGCCGGTTTTTGAGACCAGTAATATTCCGGTTGTCGTAGAGAAAGGGCAGGCAAAGCAAATTTGTAATATGACGACCGAATATCCACTTAATGTGCGGGATATTCAACTTAGCTTGTCTTTTGTGTCAATGGGCAACCCACATGCAGTGCATTTTAACAATTATCCGGTGACTGAATTCCCTCTGGACGTTTATGGGCCATTGGTAGAAAATGCCGCGATTTTTCCGGTACATACCAATTTTGAAGTAGTAAGGGTGATTCAACCGGATAAGATAGAAATGCGGGTGTGGGAACGGGGAGTAGGGGAGACGCTGGCGTGCGGAAGCGGGGCTTGTGCTGTTGCGGTGGCATCCTGGATATTAGGCTACACTGGCAGCAAGGTGGATATTAAACTACCCGGCGGTCTTCTCCAAGCTGAGTGGGATGGATACAACGAAGTGTTTCTGACAGGCAAAGCTGAAATCGTCTTTTTTGGTGTATGGCAACAATAA
- a CDS encoding pyridoxal phosphate-dependent aminotransferase yields MEIANRIKELPPYLFVTISKKIAEKRAKGEEIISFGIGDPDLPTPQRIIDKICQESSVTANHRYPESEGLPELRQAIAQWYQKRFGVMLDPETEVLPLVGSKEGIGHIAWCMLNPGDIALVPDPAYPVYAISTLLADAEPYYLKLTADNNYLPDLPSIPDNVRAKAKMLWLNYPNNPTGAIADIKYFDSVVQFADANDIAVCHDAPYTEIAFEGYRPPSFLQASGAKNIGIEFHSLSKSYNMSGWRIGMAVGNATMIDALKRFKSNIDSGIPQAIQMAAIEALTGSQEDIARNTAVYQRRRDLIVETLSDMGLEVESPKASLYIWARVPTGYTSASFATELLDQVGVVVTPGNGYGSHGEGYVRLSLTVPDASLLKGLSKLAAWKGMVGRSKTR; encoded by the coding sequence ATGGAAATTGCTAATCGTATTAAAGAATTACCGCCGTATCTCTTTGTGACTATTAGTAAAAAGATAGCTGAAAAGAGGGCCAAAGGCGAGGAAATAATCAGTTTTGGCATCGGTGACCCTGATTTACCCACTCCTCAGAGGATAATTGATAAAATTTGTCAGGAATCAAGTGTTACGGCCAATCATAGATATCCTGAATCAGAAGGCTTACCCGAACTCAGACAGGCTATTGCTCAATGGTATCAGAAACGCTTTGGTGTCATGCTGGATCCTGAAACGGAAGTATTGCCTTTGGTTGGGTCCAAGGAAGGTATTGGTCATATAGCCTGGTGCATGTTAAATCCTGGAGATATCGCTTTGGTGCCGGATCCAGCTTATCCAGTTTATGCCATAAGCACATTGCTGGCCGATGCGGAACCGTACTATCTGAAATTGACCGCCGACAACAACTATTTACCAGATTTACCTAGTATTCCTGATAATGTACGGGCTAAGGCAAAAATGCTGTGGTTAAATTACCCCAATAATCCGACAGGTGCTATAGCAGACATAAAGTATTTTGATTCGGTTGTCCAATTTGCCGACGCAAACGACATTGCCGTGTGTCATGATGCCCCGTATACGGAAATTGCCTTCGAGGGCTATCGTCCCCCCAGTTTTCTTCAGGCATCGGGTGCTAAGAATATCGGCATAGAATTTCACTCGTTATCAAAGAGTTATAACATGTCCGGTTGGCGTATCGGGATGGCAGTTGGAAATGCGACTATGATTGATGCACTAAAACGCTTCAAGTCCAATATTGATTCAGGAATACCTCAAGCCATACAAATGGCTGCCATTGAGGCTTTAACCGGGTCTCAGGAGGATATCGCGAGAAATACAGCGGTTTATCAGCGCCGTCGTGACTTAATTGTGGAAACTTTATCTGATATGGGGCTGGAAGTAGAGAGCCCTAAAGCGAGTCTGTATATCTGGGCTCGTGTACCCACAGGATATACATCGGCCTCTTTTGCTACGGAGCTTCTGGACCAGGTTGGCGTCGTGGTTACTCCGGGCAACGGTTACGGTAGCCATGGTGAAGGTTATGTCAGACTGTCGCTGACAGTACCGGACGCGAGTCTATTAAAGGGGTTGTCTAAACTCGCCGCATGGAAAGGGATGGTTGGGCGAAGTAAAACCCGGTAG
- a CDS encoding regulatory iron-sulfur-containing complex subunit RicT, with product MPDVVDIRFKKAGKAYTFDCAEFTLKQGDLAVVETVRGLEVGKVIAVRAQEGETQLESPLKPVIRLATDEDMTHKHHICQSESQALEACREQVSRLNLPMKCLGAEYNLDESHVTIFFSAEGRIDFRELVRELGRQLHVRVELRQIGPRDEAKLLGGFGRCGREFCCSSYLSEFEPVSIKMAKEQNLPLNPLKISGVCGRLLCCLGHEYEVYRQLNQERAACACQAIEAKPMPVQPSRRPVRTAEPEKDLPNITDDDNTLDIIVSPLKEPEATRPPRRRRRKR from the coding sequence ATGCCTGACGTTGTTGATATTAGATTTAAAAAGGCCGGCAAAGCCTATACTTTTGATTGTGCAGAGTTTACCCTCAAACAGGGTGATTTAGCTGTTGTTGAAACGGTGAGGGGGTTAGAGGTAGGTAAAGTAATCGCCGTGCGAGCCCAAGAAGGTGAAACTCAACTGGAAAGTCCTTTAAAACCAGTAATCAGGCTTGCCACCGATGAAGATATGACACACAAGCATCATATATGCCAGTCTGAGTCTCAGGCTTTAGAGGCGTGTCGGGAACAGGTAAGCCGGTTGAATCTTCCCATGAAATGCCTCGGAGCCGAATATAATCTTGATGAGTCTCATGTAACCATATTTTTCAGCGCCGAAGGTCGAATTGATTTTCGTGAGTTGGTCAGGGAGTTAGGCCGGCAGTTGCATGTGCGGGTTGAGTTACGGCAAATTGGCCCACGGGATGAAGCGAAATTACTCGGAGGGTTCGGTCGTTGTGGTCGGGAATTCTGTTGTTCTAGCTATCTATCTGAATTTGAACCGGTATCTATTAAGATGGCCAAAGAACAAAATTTACCCTTAAACCCATTAAAAATATCTGGAGTTTGTGGTCGACTATTGTGTTGCTTGGGTCATGAGTACGAAGTGTATCGTCAGTTAAATCAGGAGCGTGCTGCCTGTGCTTGTCAGGCAATAGAGGCCAAACCGATGCCGGTTCAACCCAGCAGGAGACCGGTTAGGACGGCAGAGCCCGAAAAAGATTTACCTAATATCACCGACGATGACAACACGCTTGACATAATTGTCTCCCCGTTAAAAGAACCAGAGGCTACGCGGCCGCCGCGCAGACGAAGAAGAAAACGCTAA
- the miaA gene encoding tRNA (adenosine(37)-N6)-dimethylallyltransferase MiaA, producing MIDNKLVAIVGPTGSGKSELAVKLAHLFPGEIVNADSRQLYRFLSIGTAKPTDAEMESIPHHLLDLIEPDQDFNLAEYQHVAHEMIRGIQSRDLLPFMVGGTGLYVWATIEGWNVPQVAPDWKLRHSLEERARRDGAEALQKYLSEIAPDAACKIDYRNVRRVIRALEVALYLRNDNNRDNPTTQSPPYQTLIIGLTTDRESLYQRIDARVDKMLEKGLVGEVQTILGAGFTSGAAAFKSVGYREVLEYLGDRVSASDMATKIKTQTHRLVRQQYNWFKLNDCRIHWFDIKADYFSDAVVLIKRFLDKKGRNSGFY from the coding sequence GTGATTGACAACAAACTTGTTGCCATTGTAGGCCCAACCGGTAGTGGGAAATCAGAATTAGCGGTTAAGCTGGCGCATTTATTTCCGGGTGAAATAGTAAATGCCGACAGCAGACAGTTATATCGTTTCCTTTCCATTGGGACAGCTAAGCCCACTGATGCAGAAATGGAAAGTATACCGCACCATCTATTAGATTTGATTGAACCGGATCAGGATTTTAATCTGGCAGAATACCAGCATGTAGCCCATGAGATGATCCGGGGTATTCAATCCAGAGATTTGTTACCATTTATGGTGGGTGGAACTGGGTTGTACGTCTGGGCAACAATTGAGGGTTGGAATGTTCCTCAGGTGGCCCCAGATTGGAAATTGCGTCACTCATTGGAGGAGCGAGCCCGACGCGATGGGGCGGAAGCTTTGCAAAAATATCTTTCTGAGATTGCACCTGATGCAGCCTGCAAAATTGATTACAGAAATGTGAGACGCGTCATTAGAGCCTTGGAAGTCGCTTTGTATTTACGTAATGATAACAATCGCGATAACCCGACAACTCAAAGTCCGCCATACCAGACCTTAATTATAGGGCTTACCACTGACCGGGAATCCCTATATCAGCGTATTGACGCGCGGGTGGATAAAATGTTAGAAAAAGGTCTTGTCGGCGAAGTCCAGACAATTTTAGGCGCTGGATTTACGAGTGGTGCCGCCGCTTTCAAAAGCGTTGGGTATAGAGAAGTGCTAGAATATCTGGGTGATAGAGTCAGTGCTTCGGATATGGCAACAAAAATTAAAACACAAACCCACAGGCTGGTCCGGCAACAGTATAACTGGTTTAAACTTAATGATTGTCGGATACACTGGTTTGACATAAAAGCGGATTATTTTTCTGACGCCGTTGTTTTAATTAAGCGATTCCTTGATAAAAAAGGACGGAATAGTGGATTTTACTAA